A DNA window from Deinococcus sonorensis KR-87 contains the following coding sequences:
- a CDS encoding FadR/GntR family transcriptional regulator, producing MTAQRVKAVKIADQVVETLQDWFRTGDLTPGMRLPPERELAARLGVSRTSLRDALRQLELLGYLDARQGNGTYVRQPDGEAMSQPFRTLVRALPQNATDLLEFRRLLEPEVAALAAERLTARGRAALQASLQRQRALPDHSALLGREDARFHDVLAQEAGNTVVLRVLETLRDLLSDVRAISLPAAGSSRTVDDHERIIQAVLAQDRDGARQAMRAHLDDVAQTYARAVEQLRSPGPHPLPDLS from the coding sequence GTGACTGCTCAGCGCGTGAAAGCCGTCAAAATCGCCGATCAGGTGGTCGAAACGCTGCAGGACTGGTTCCGGACCGGTGACCTCACGCCCGGCATGCGGCTGCCGCCGGAACGTGAGCTGGCGGCCCGGCTGGGTGTCTCGCGCACCAGCCTGAGAGACGCGCTGCGGCAGCTGGAACTGCTCGGGTATCTGGACGCGCGGCAGGGCAACGGCACCTACGTGCGCCAGCCGGACGGCGAAGCGATGTCGCAGCCGTTCCGCACCCTGGTGCGCGCCCTGCCGCAGAACGCCACCGACCTGCTGGAGTTCCGGCGCCTGCTGGAACCGGAGGTGGCGGCCCTGGCCGCCGAGCGGCTGACCGCCCGGGGCCGGGCGGCGCTGCAGGCCAGCCTGCAGCGGCAGCGGGCATTGCCGGACCACAGCGCGCTGCTCGGCCGTGAGGACGCCCGCTTTCACGACGTGCTGGCGCAGGAGGCCGGCAACACGGTGGTGCTGCGGGTGCTGGAGACGCTGCGCGACCTGCTCTCGGACGTGCGGGCCATCTCGCTGCCGGCCGCCGGCTCCAGCCGCACCGTGGACGACCACGAACGCATCATCCAGGCGGTGCTGGCCCAGGACCGGGACGGTGCCCGACAAGCCATGCGCGCGCATCTGGACGATGTGGCCCAGACCTACGCGCGCGCCGTGGAGCAGCTGAGATCGCCCGGACCTCACCCCCTGCCCGATCTGTCCTGA